From Synoicihabitans lomoniglobus, the proteins below share one genomic window:
- a CDS encoding RNA polymerase sigma factor, with translation MEETDPDLADLPDLRAGDPEALRRVMDRWAKRLHAFAWRYLQHTTDAQEIAMEAFVRLHRSSAKLRADTRLGAWLFTTTANLCRNRLRWRRRHPGDSWEEMTETGEPGGTQPLGTVNPDPAAAAEKSDRADALVGAIEGLPHRLKTVVLLHHFDGLSYQEIGDVVGCSPRGIETRLYRARQQLREKLTKRLTD, from the coding sequence ATGGAAGAGACCGACCCGGATCTCGCTGACCTGCCGGATCTCCGTGCAGGCGATCCGGAGGCCTTGCGTCGGGTGATGGACCGGTGGGCCAAGCGCCTTCACGCCTTTGCCTGGCGCTACCTGCAACACACGACCGACGCGCAGGAAATCGCGATGGAAGCCTTTGTGCGGCTCCACCGCTCCAGCGCGAAACTCCGCGCCGACACCCGTCTGGGCGCATGGCTTTTCACCACGACCGCCAATCTCTGCCGCAACCGCCTGCGCTGGCGCCGCCGCCATCCCGGCGACAGCTGGGAGGAGATGACCGAAACCGGCGAGCCCGGCGGAACCCAACCGCTGGGCACGGTAAATCCCGACCCCGCCGCCGCCGCGGAAAAATCGGACCGCGCCGACGCGCTGGTCGGAGCGATTGAAGGCCTCCCGCATCGGCTCAAAACCGTCGTGCTCCTGCATCATTTCGACGGACTGAGTTATCAGGAAATCGGCGACGTGGTGGGTTGCTCACCCCGCGGCATCGAAACCCGCCTCTACCGTGCCCGCCAACAACTCCGGGAGAAACTCACCAAGCGCCTGACCGACTAG